One window of the Sparus aurata chromosome 17, fSpaAur1.1, whole genome shotgun sequence genome contains the following:
- the ubr5 gene encoding E3 ubiquitin-protein ligase UBR5 isoform X2 codes for MTSIHFVVHPLPGTEDQLNDRLREVSEKLNKYSYNSHPHLSLLEQATLKQCVVGPNHAGFLLEDGRVCRISFAVQPDRLELSKPDGSDGSKLSSGSGTGRSSRPGRTSDPPWFLSGSDTLGRLAGNTLGSRWSSGVNGGSGGGGSGGGAGGGGAGGGSSGGGGSGGGGGGGGTSGRSSTAARDSRRQTRVIRTGRDRGSGLLGSQPQPVIPASVIPEELITQAQVVLQGKSRSVIIRELQRTNLDVNLAVNNLLSRDDEDGDDGDDTASESYLPGEDLMSLLDADIHSAHPSVIIDADAMFSEDISYFGYPSFRRSSLSRLGSSRVLLLPLERDSELLRERESVLRLRERRWLDGASFDTERGSTSREGEPSLDKKSIPVQSPVSLGEELQWWPDKDGVKFVSIGAMFSELVAVSSKGELYQWKWSEPEPYRNAQNPSIHHPRVSFLGLANEKITLLSANSIRATVATETNKVATWVDDTLSTVASKLEHSAQAFPELQGERMVSLHCCALYTCAQLENSLYWWGVVPFSQRKKMLEKARAKNKKPKSSAGISSIPNITVGTQVCLRNNPLYHAGAVAFSVSAGIPKVGVLLESVWNMNDSCRFQLRSPESLKNMEKTTKTQEIKTESKPELVKTEMGPPPSPASTCSDTSSIASSASLPYKRRRSTPAPKEEEKVNEEQWPLREVVFVEDVKNVPVGKVLKVDGAYVAVKFPGTSSSMSNQSTAAPTDSDPSSLLQDCRLLRIDELQVVKTGGTPKVPDCFQRTPKKLCIPEKAEILAVNVDSKGVHAVLKTGNWVRYCIFDLATGKAEQENNFPTSNLAFLGQSERNVAIFTAGQESPIILRDGNGTIYPMAKDCMGGIRDPDWLDLPPINSLGMGVHSLANLPSNSTIKKKAAIIIMAVEKQTLMQHVLRCDYEACRQYLVNLEQAFLLDQGSQALGALLDHRCDGNRNILHAAVSVCFPVSNKETKEEEEAERSERNTFAERLSAVEAIANAISVVSSNSSGNRTGSSSSRGLRLREMMRRSLRAAGLGRHESGPSSSDHQDPVSPPIAPPSWVPDPPPMDPDGDIDFILAPAVGSLTTASTGTSQGPSTSTIPGPSTESSVVESKDRKANAHLILKLMCDSVVLRPHLRELLSAKDARGMTPFMLAVSGRAYPAAITVLEAAQKMAKVGDPGIAEKEDADSVFMEMICPSGTNPDDSPLYVLCCNDTCSFTWTGAEHINQDIFECRTCGLLESLCCCTECARVCHKGHDCKLKRTSPTAYCDCWEKCKCKTLIAGQKAARLDLLYRLLTTTNLVTTPNSRGEHILLFLVQTVARQSVEHCQYRPPRIREDRNRKAANAEDSDMPDHDLEPPRFAQLALERVLQDWNALKSMIMFGSQENKDPLSASSRIAHLLPEEQVYLNQQSGTIRLDCFTHCLIVKCAPDITFIDTLLGTLVKELQNKYTPGRREEAVNVTRRFLRSVARVFVILSVEMASSKKKNNFIPQPIGKCRRVFQALLPYAVEELCNVAESLIVPVRMGIARPTAPFTLASTSIDAVQGSEELFSVEPLPPRPSPDQSSSSSQTAASYIIRNPQPRRSSQSQPARGRDEEQDDIVSADVEEVEVVEGVAGEEDHHDDQEEQGEENAEAEGQHDEHDEDGSDMELDLLAAAETESDSESNHSNQDNASGRRSVVTAATAGSEAGSRVSLAFPIFGASSVPAFFSEDDSQSNDSSDSDSSSSQSDDVDQETFLLDEPLERTTSASHANSAAQAPRSMQWAVRNTPSQRATGSAPTSSSTPAASSTGLIYIDPTNLRRSSAISSSAAAAAAALEASNSSSYLTSASSLARAYSIVIRQISDLMSLIPKYNHLVYSQYPAAVKLTYQDAVNLQNYVEEKLIPTWNWMVSIMDSTEAQLRYGSALSSAGDPGHPSHPLHASQHSARRERMTAREEASLRTLEGRRRAATLLTARQGMMSARGDFLNYALSLMRSHNDEHSDVLPVLDVCSLKHVAYVFQALIYWIKAMNQQTTLDTPQMDRKRNREILELGLDNEDSEHENDEDTNQSSTLQDKDEDPVPAETGQNHPFFRRSDSMTFLGCIPPNPFDVPLAEAIPLADQPHLLQPLLLQPNARKEDLFGRPSQGLYSSSYMATKGLAEASMDRNCLEVNMGSSLPSPSQILPTKMSYSANLKNVMSMETGQRSTGNQSLAEQELEASKPGPSPHDLAAQLKSSLLAEIGLTESDGPPLPSFRPHCSFMGMMISHDMLLGRWRLSLELFGRVFMEDVGAEPGSILTELGGFEVKESKFRREMEKLRNLQSRDLALEVDRDRDQLIQQTMRQLNTHFGRRCTTTPMAVHRVKVTFKDEPGEGSGVARSFYTAIALALLSNDKLPNLDCVQSVSKGMQASSTCHHDYNSNLMQRLRNRDRERERRSGGLRAGSRRDRDRDSRRQLSIDTRPFRPSSEGNPSDEPDPLPAHRQALGERLYPRVHAMQPAFASKITGMLLELSPAQLLLLLASEDSLRARVEEAMELLIAHGRENGADSILDLGLLEAPEKAQQENRKRHGSTRSVVDMELDDPDDGDDNAPLFYQPGKRGFYSPRPGKNTEARLNCFRNIGRILGLCLLQNELCPITLNRHVIKVLLGRKVNWHDFAFFDPVMYESLRQLIRHSQAGEADAVFAAMDLAFAIDLCKEEGAGQVELLSGGVNMPVTPLNVYEYVRKYAEHRMLVVAEQPLHAMRKGLLDVLPKNALEDLTAEDFRLLVNGCGEVNVQMLISFTSFNDESGENAEKLLQFKRWFWSIVEKMSMTERQDLVYFWTSSPSLPASEEGFQPMPSITIRPPDDQHLPTANTCISRLYVPLYSSKQILKQKLLLAIKTKNFGFV; via the exons ATGACATCTATACACTTCGTGGTTCACCCGCTGCCCGGGACCGAGGATCAGCTCAATGACAG gCTCCGTGAAGTTTCAGAGAAACTCAACAAATACAGCTACAACAG TCATCCACATcttagtctgctggagcaggccaccttaaaacagtgtgttgtcGGTCCAAACCATGCTGGATTTCTCCTTGAG GATGGGCGCGTGTGTCGAATCAGCTTTGCTGTCCAGCCTGATCGCCTGGAGCTCAGCAAACCGGATGGCAGCGATGG TTCAAAGTTGAGCAGTGGTTCAGGGACAGGAAGGAGCTCCAGGCCAGGCAGGACTAGTGATCCGCCCTGGTTCCTGTCTGGCTCTGACACACTTGGCAGACTGGCAGGCAACACCCTTGG GAGTCGCTGGAGCTCTGGCGTTAACGGAGGcagtggaggaggtgggagtggaggaggagcagggggaggtggagcaggaggtggcagcagtggaggaggtggaagtgGAGGTGGAGGCGGTGGTGGAGGCACGTCAGGCAGGTCATCAACAGCAGCTCGTGATTCCCGTCGACAGACCAGGGTGATCCGTACAGGAAGGGACCGTGGCTCAGGACTTCTAGGTAGCCAGCCTCAGCCTGTCATACCAGCTTCTGTCATCCCCGAAGAGCTCATTACTCAG GCCCAAGTAGTTCTTCAGGGGAAGTCCAGGAGTGTGATCATTAGGGAACTCCAGAGGACCAACCTGGATGTCAACCTCGCCGTCAACAACCTGCTGAGCcgtgatgatgaagatggagaTGATGGAGACGACACGGCCAGCGAGTCCTACCTCCCAGGAG AGGACCTGATGTCCCTGTTGGATGCAGACATTCACTCAGCTCATCCCAGTGTGATTATTGATGCTGATGCCATGTTCTCTGAGGACATCAGCTACTTTGGCTACCCCTCTTTTAGACGTTCATCACTGTCACGCCTGGGATCCTCCAGAG TTCTCCTTCTTCCCTTAGAGCGCGACTCAGAGCTGTTGCGTGAGCGTGAGTCTGTATTGAGGTTACGTGAGCGCCGGTGGCTGGATGGGGCCTCGTTCGACACAGAGCGAGGCTCCACCAGCCGTGAAGGCGAGCCCAGCTTGGACAAGAAGAGCATCCCGGTCCAGAGCCCTGTCTCCTTGGGAGAGGAGCTCCAGTGGTGGCCTGACAAG GATGGTGTGAAGTTTGTGAGCATCGGAGCAATGTTCTCAGAGCTGGTGGCAGTCAGCTCCAAAGGAGAGCTTTATCAGTGGAAGTGGAGTGAACCTGAGCCCTACAGGAATGCCCAG AATCCTTCCATTCATCACCCACGTGTGTCCTTCCTGGGCCTGGCCAATGAGAAGATCACCTTATTGTCTGCCAATAGCATCAGAGCCACTGTAGCTACAGAGACCAACAAG GTGGCCACCTGGGTGGATGACACACTGAGCACAGTAGCCTCTAAGCTGGAGCACAGTGCTCAGGCTTTCCCTGAGCTGCAGGGGGAACGTATGGTGTCACTGCACTGCTGTGCTCTCTACACATGTGCACAGCTTGAGAATAGCCTCTACTGGTG GGGTGTTGTGCCTTTTAGTCAACGGAAGAAGATGCTTGAAAAGGCCAGAGCCAAGAACAAAAAGCCAAAGTCCAGCGCTGGCATCTCCTCGATACCCAACATCACCGTGGGAACACAG GTGTGCTTGAGGAATAACCCCCTCTACCATGCTGGTGCAGTGGCCTTTTCTGTCAGTGCTGGGATTCCCAAAGTGGGCGTCCTGTTGGAGTCCGTCTGGAACATGAACGACAGTTGCAGGTTCCAGCTACGCTCGCCAGAGAGCCTCAAGAACATGGAGAAGACCACTAAGACCCAGGAAATCAA GACGGAAAGCAAGCCGGAGCTGGTTAAGACTGAGATGggtcctcctccatccccagcATCTACCTGCAGTGATACCTCTTCCATTGCTAGCAGTGCCTCACTGCCCTACA AGCGAAGGCGTTCTACTCCAGCTcccaaagaagaagagaaggtgAATGAGGAACAGTGGCCCCTCAGGGAGGTGGTGTTTGTGGAGGATGTCAAAAATGTCCCCGTGGGAAAG GTGCTTAAAGTGGATGGTGCGTATGTTGCTGTGAAGTTTCCAGGGACATCAAGCAGCATGAGCAACCAGAGCACTGCTGCTCCCACTGATTCAGACCCATCATCACTGTTACAGGACTGTAGGCTCCTCAGAATAGATGAGTTGCAG GTGGTCAAAACTGGTGGGACTCCTAAAGTTCCTGATTGTTTTCAGCGCACACCTAAAAAGCTCTGTATCCCAGAAAAGGCAGAGATTCTGGCAGTAAATGTTGACTCCAAAG gAGTCCATGCAGTTCTGAAAACTGGTAACTGGGTAAGGTACTGTATCTTTGACCTGGCCACAGGCAAAGCTGAACAGGAGAATAACTTCCCCACTAGCAACCTGGCCTTCCTGGGGCAGAGTGAGCGCAATGTTGCCATCTTCACTGCAGGACAG GAATCTCCCATCATCCTCCGAGATGGAAATGGCACAATCTACCCTATGGCCAAGGACTGCATGGGTGGAATACGAGATCCTGATTGGTTGGACCTGCCACCTATTAACAGCCTGGGAATGGGGGTGCACTCTCTGGCCAATCTCCCATCTAACTccacaattaaaaagaaagctGCTATTATTATCATGGCTGTTGAG AAACAGACGCTGATGCAGCATGTCCTGCGTTGTGACTATGAGGCGTGTCGGCAGTACCTGGTGAACCTTGAGCAGGCTTTCCTCTTGGATCAGGGCAGTCAGGCCCTTGGAGCGCTTCTTGATCATCGCTGTGATGGAAATCGCAACATCCTCCATGctgctgtctctgtctgctTCCCTGTCAGTAACAAGGAGACCAAAGAGGAGGAAG AAGCTGAAAGGTCTGAGAGGAATACATTTGCAGAACGTCTGTCTGCTGTGGAGGCAATTGCCAATGCCATCTCTGTGGTTTCAAGCAACAGTTCTGGGAACAGGACTGGCTCCTCCAGTAGCAGAGG GCTTCGTCTGAGGGAGATGATGCGGAGATCTCTAAGAGCAGCAGGCCTCGGCCGTCATGAGTCTGGCCCTTCATCCAGTGACCACCAGGACCCTGTGTCACCACCCATTGCCCCACCGAGTTGGGTCCCTGACCCCCCACCAATGGACCCTG ATGGTGACATAGACTTCATTCTAGCACCAGCTGTGGGTTCACTCACCACTGCCTCCACTGGGACCAGCCAGGGACCGAGCACTTCTACTATACCAG GGCCATCCACTGAGTCATCTGTGGTCGAATCTAAAGACAGGAAGGCCAACGCCCACCTCATCCTAAAGCTGATGTGTGACAGTGTTGTTCTGAGGCCACACCTACGGGAGCTGCTCTCTGCCAA GGATGCCCGTGGAATGACCCCATTCATGCTGGCAGTCAGTGGGCGAGCCTACCCGGCAGCTATCACTGTGCTGGAGGCTGCTCAGAAAATGGCAAAGG TTGGTGACCCTGGCATTGCCGAGAAGGAGGATGCAGATTCTGTGTTCATGGAAATGATTTGCCCCTCGGGGACCAACCCAGACGATTCACCCCTCTATGTCCTCTGCTGCAATGACACCTGCAGTTTCACTTGGACTGGAGCTGAGCACATTAACCAG GATATCTTTGAGTGTCGTACCTGTGGTCTGCTCgagtccctctgctgctgcactgaaTGTGCAAGAGTGTGTCACAAAGGACATGACTGCAA GCTGAAGAGGACATCCCCCACAGCATACTGTGACTGTTGGGAGAAATGCAAGTGTAAAACGCTGATTGCCGGCCAGAAGGCTGCTCGCCTGGATCTGCTGTACAGGTTACTCACAACCACTAACCTGGTCACGACACCAAACAGCAG GGGAGAGCATATATTACTGTTTCTGGTGCAGACTGTTGCAAGGCAGAGTGTTGAGCACTGCCAGTACAGACCACCACGTATTAGAGAAGACAGGAACCGCAAGGCTGCTAATGCAGAAG ACTCGGATATGCCAGACCATGACCTAGAACCTCCCCGCTTTGCTCAGCTGGCTCTGGAGAGGGTCCTGCAGGACTGGAATGCCCTCAAGTCTATGATCATGTTTGGTTCTCAAGAGAATAAAGATCC ACTTAGTGCCAGCAGCAGAATTGCCCACCTCCTGCCTGAAGAGCAGGTCTACTTGAATCAGCAGAGTGGCACCATTCGCCTTGACTGTTTCACCCACTGCCTCATTGTCAAGTGTGCTCCTGACATCACT TTCATAGACACCTTACTGGGTACTCTAGTAAAGGAGCTGCAGAACAAATACACTCCCGGCCGGAGAGAGGAGGCAGTCAATGTCACCAGAAGGTTCCTACGCTCTGTAGCCCGGGTGTTCGTGATCCTCAGTGTGGAGATGGCCTCATCCAAGAAGAAAAA CAACTTCATCCCCCAGCCCATTGGGAAATGTCGGAGAGTTTTCCAAGCTCTGCTACCGTATGCTGTGGAGGAGCTGTGTAATGTTGCAGAGTCACTGATTGTTCCGGTGCGAATGGGCATAGCAAGACCTACAGCTCCATTCACGTTGGCCAGCACCAGTATTGATGCTGTTCAGGGCAGTGAAGAGCTCTTCTCTGTTGAGCCTCTGCCTCCGAGACCCTCACCAGATCAGTCCAGCAG TTCCAGCCAAACAGCTGCctcttatatcatcaggaaCCCCCAGCCACGGCGCAGCAGCCAGTCTCAGCCTGCCAGAGGAAGAGACGAGGAGCAGGATGACATCGTATCAGCAGATGTGGAAGAG gttgAAGTTGTAGAGGGAGTAGCAGGTGAAGAAGACCATCATGACGACCAAGAGGAACAGGGAGAGGAAAATGCAGAGGCAGAAGGGCAGCATGATGAGCACGATGAGGATG GAAGTGACATGGAGCTGGACCTGCTggctgcagctgaaacagagaGCGACAGTGAAAGTAACCACAGCAATCAGGATAATGCTAGTGGCCGCAGGAGCGTCGTCACAGCAGCCACCGCTGGCTCTGAAGCAG GCAGTAGGGTGTCCTTGGCATTTCCTATTTTTG gTGCCAGCAGTGTCCCTGCCTTCTTTTCAGAGGACGACTCCCAGTCTAATGACTCCAGTgactcagacagcagcagcagtcagagcGACGATGTTGACCAGGAGACGTTCCTTTTAGACGAGCCCCTTGAAAGGACGACCAGCGCCTCCCATGCCAACAGTGCAGCCCAGGCTCCTCGCTCCATGCAGTGGGCTGTTAGAAACACCCCCAGCCAGAGGGCCACAGGAAGTGCTCCCACCAGCTCCTCAACACCAGCTG CAAGCTCCACAGGCCTGATATATATTGACCCTACAAACCTACGTCGCTCCAGCGCTATCAGCTctagtgctgctgctgcggcaGCAGCTCTGGAGGCCAGCAACTCCAGCAGCTATCTGACATCTGCCAGCAGCCTAGCCAGGGCCTACAGCATTGTCATCAGACAGATCTCAGACCTCATGAGTCTGATTCCCAAGTACAACCATCTAGTCTACTCACAGTACCCTGCTGCTGTTAAGCTCACTTACCAGGATGCAGTCAACTTGCAG AACTATGTCGAAGAAAAGCTGATTCCCACATGGAACTGGATGGTGTCCATCATGGATTCTACAGAGGCTCAGTTGCGGTATGGCTCAGCCCTGTCATCTGCTGGAGACCCGGGCCACCCCAGTCACCCACTTCACGCCTCTCAGCACTCTGCTCGGAGGGAGCGCATGACTGCACGTGAGGAGGCCAGCCTCCGCACTCTGGAAGGacgcag gaGAGCAGCTACCCTGCTGACAGCTCGTCAGGGCATGATGTCGGCACGGGGCGACTTCCTGAACTACGCCTTATCACTGATGCGCTCCCACAATGATGAGCACTCTGATGTGCTTCCTGTGCTCGACGTGTGCTCACTGAAACATGTAGCATATGTTTTCCAGGCTCTTATCTACTGGATTAAGGCCATGAACCAACAGACCACTTTGGATACCCCACAGATGGACAGAAAGAG GAATCGCGAGATTTTGGAACTTGGTTTGGACAATGAGGATTCTGAACATGAGAACGATGAGGACACCAATCAGA GTTCAACTCTGCAGGACAAGGATGAGGACCCGGTTCCAGCTGAAACGGGTCAGAACCACCCTTTCTTCCGGCGCTCTGACTCCATGACCTTCCTGGGCTGCATCCCACCTAACCCCTTCGATGTCCCCCTGGCTGAGGCCATTCCACTGGCAGACCAGCCCCACCTCCTGCAG CCTCTTCTCTTGCAGCCCAATGCCAGGAAGGAGGATCTGTTTGGTCGTCCCTCTCAGGGTTtgtactcctcctcctacaTGGCAACCAAAGGCCTGGCTGAGGCAAGCATGGACAGGAACTGCCTGGAGGTAAACATGGGCTCCTCTCTACCCTCCCCCTCTCAG ATCCTGCCCACTAAGATGTCTTACTCAGCCAACCTTAAGAATGTGATGAGTATGGAAACTGGCCAGAGGAGCACTGGGAACCAGTCACTTGCGGAACAGGAGCTGGAGGCTTCAAAACCGGGTCCTTCACCCCATGACCTCGCTGCCCAGCTGAAGAGCAGCCTTCTTGCAGAGATTGGCCTCACTGAGAGCGATGGACCTCCTCTGCCATCATTCAG ACCTCACTGTAGTTTCATGGGGATGATGATTTCACATGACATGCTACTAGGTCGCTGGCGTCTGTCACTGGAGCTCTTTGGTCGTGTCTTCATGGAGGATGTTGGAGCTGAACCTGGATCG ATCCTCACAGAGTTGGGTGGTTTTGAAGTAAAGGAATCCAAGTTCCGTCGGGAGATGGAGAAGCTGAGGAATCTGCAGTCCCGTGACCTGGCCCTGGAGGTGGATCGGGACCGAGACCAGCTAATACAGCAGACCATGCGTCAGCTAAACACGCACTTTGGCAGGCGTTGCACAACCACACCCATGGCCGTGCATCGGGTGAAGGTTACCTTTAAAGATGAGCCGGGCGAAGGCAGCGGCGTGGCCCGCAGCTTCTACACAGCCATCGCCCTGGCCCTCCTCTCCAACGATAAGCTGCCCAACCTTGACTGTGTTCAGAGTGTCAGCAAGGGCATGCAGGCCAGCAGTACGTGTCATCACGATTACAATTCAA ATCTAATGCAGCGCTTGAGAAACAGAGAtcgggaaagagagagaagaagtggAGGGCTTCGAGCAGGATCTCGGAGAGATCGAGACAG AGACTCGAGGAGGCAGCTGTCCATAGATACCAGGCCTTTCAGGCCTTCATCAGAGGGAAACCCCAGTGATGAGCCCGACCCCCTGCCTGCACACAGACAAGCCCTGGGTGAAAGGCTCTACCCACGTGTTCACGCAATGCAACCG gCGTTTGCCAGTAAAATCACAGGCATGTTGCTGGAGCTGTCCCCTGCCcaactgctgctgttgctggcTAGTGAGGATTCTCTCCGGGCCAGGGTAGAGGAGGCCATGGAGCTTCTCATCGCACATGGAAG GGAAAATGGTGCTGACAGCATATTGGACTTGGGTCTCCTGGAGGCTCCAGAGAAAGCACAA CAGGAGAACCGTAAGCGTCATGGCTCAACACGCAGTGTGGTTGACATGGAGCTGGACGACCCAGATGACGGTGACGACAACGCTCCTCTCTTCTACCAGCCTGGGAAACGAGGCTTCTACTCTCCTCGACCTGGCAAGAATACAGAGGCCAGACTGAACTGCTTCCGTAACATTGGCAG GATATTGGGGTTATGTCTGCTTCAGAATGAACTCTGTCCAATCACATTGAACAGACATGTCATCAAAGTGCTGCTTGGAAGGAAG GTGAACTGGCATGATTTTGCCTTCTTTGACCCGGTCATGTATGAGAGCCTGCGGCAGCTGATCCGCCATTCTCAGGCTGGTGAAGCAGATGCAGTATTTGCTGCGATGGACCTGGCCTTCGCCATTGACCTCTGTAAAGAGGAGGGAGCTGGACAG GTGGAGCTTCTGTCTGGTGGAGTCAACATGCCAGTAACTCCCCTCAACGTGTATGAGTATGTGAGGAAGTACGCAGAGCACAGAATGCTGGTGGTGGCTGAGCAGCCTCTTCAT GCAATGAGGAAGGGTTTGCTAGATGTACTCCCTAAGAACGCCCTGGAGGACTTGACGGCTGAGGACTTCAGGCTGCTGGTCAACGGCTGTGGAGAAGTCAACGTCCAGATGCTCATTAGCTTCACTTCTTTCAATGATGAATCTG GGGAAAATGCAGAAAAGCTACTGCAGTTTAAACGCTGGTTTTGGTCCATAGTGGAGAAGATGAGCATGACTGAGAGGCAAGATCTG GTGTACTTCTGGACCTCCAGCCCTTCTCTGCCTGCCAGCGAGGAGGGCTTCCAGCCGATGCCCTCCATCACCATCCGGCCTCCAGATGACCAGCACCTCCCCACAGCCAATACCTGCATCTCACGTCTCTACGTGCCACTCTATTCTTCAAAACAGATACTCAAACAGAAACTCCTGCTAGCCATTAAGACCAAGAATTTTGGTTTTGTGTAG